One window of the Podospora pseudocomata strain CBS 415.72m chromosome 7, whole genome shotgun sequence genome contains the following:
- a CDS encoding hypothetical protein (EggNog:ENOG503P03V; COG:S) — MTPFPVLVHSYPTTPTKTLPLYEHPSPSPSPSPPNALIFLGGLGDGPHTVPYPLTLSHSLPPTLGFSLFQARLTSSFSAFGYSSLSQDCAEISSLVRYLRSELKKQTIVLMGHSTGCQDCMFYCTKLGELEPEEKVDGIVLQGPVSDREALVMSCCPAQLENSIAVAKKMAEEGKGEHVIDLDDMPDGWKGSPVTAYRWLSLATKGGDDDFFSSDFSDEELKTIWGELETPVLILPSEKDEWVPFKPAQVQSTVQKWASFCKPGVVSEFSGLIPGANHRVDNTEGEKWLVERVGKFLGSL; from the exons atgacccccttccccgtcctcgtccactcctaccccaccaccccaaccaaaaccctccccctctacgaacacccctccccctccccctccccctcccccccaaacgccctcatcttcctcggcgGCCTAGGCGACGGGCCCCACACAGTCCCctaccccctcaccctctcccactccctccccccaaccctaggcttctccctcttccaagcccgtctcacctcctccttctccgccttcgggtactcctccctctctcaaGACTGCGCCGAAATCTCGTCTTTAGTCCGCTACCTCCGCTCTGAGCTCAAGAAACAAACGATCGTGCTGATGGGCCATTCCACCGGTTGTCAGGATTGCATGTTCTACTGCACCAAACTGGGAGAACTAgagccggaggagaaggttgatGGGATTGTCCTCCAAGGCCCCGTGAGCGACAGGGaggcgttggtgatgagctgTTGCCCGGCACAGTTGGAGAACAGTATCGCGGTCGCGAAAAAGATGGCagaggaggggaaaggggagcaTGTAATTGATCTAGACGACATGCCTGACGGTTGGAAGGGGAGTCCAGTTACTGCTTATCGGTGGTTATCCCTCGCTACGAAAGG GGGAGACGACGACTTTTTCAGCTCCGACTTCTccgacgaggagctcaagaccaTCTGGGGAGAGCTGGAAACACCGGTGTTGATCCTGCCCTCAGAAAAGGACGAGTGGGTGCCCTTCAAGCCGGCACAAGTCCAAAGCACGGTTCAAAAATGGGCGAGCTTTTGCAAGCCGGGGGTTGTGAGTGAGTTCAGCGGGTTGATCCCGGGGGCGAATCACCGGGTTGATAACACGGAG GGGGAAAAgtggttggtggagagggttgggaaGTTTTTGGGGTCGTTGTAA
- the IPK1 gene encoding Inositol-pentakisphosphate 2-kinase (COG:F; EggNog:ENOG503P3VH) has product MSQSASFSSDHIPDISDFYPEKWTIKFVNEGAANLVFEVRLPPSPPSTTGSHANGHSDIFQGHLLRVPKAGAKTFPYPELLQYWDSTITPLFPPENLVQHQLVKLGQSPSKVITILDELLAKAESGRRKDFRGTRVLPDAQYGMLIEDMRSQNPSDYFVEFKPKWLSPSPSQRTRCRNCAREAYRDHLDPSHHKAHRLGILCPLDFIACRSNRGSLENVLKHIVPASASPSHRNHLADWLRTNSLLPLLQQAQAKHDPSQGVNLELAMTLRDCSLFLRISTPQDGTGQPTRIEAKLADLDKKNAAKKKKHWEELERDLVEGGFYEGKEQPREETDCLLERAAN; this is encoded by the exons ATGTCTCAAAGCGCAAGCTTTTCGTCTGACCATATCCCGGACATTTCGGATTTTTACCCTGAAAAATGGACCATCAAGTTCGTGAACGAGGGGGCGGCGAACCTGGTCTTTGAGGTGAGATTACCACCAAGTCCACCAAGCACGACAGGAAGCCACGCGAACGGGCACAGCGATATCTTCCAGG GACACCTCCTGCGCGTCCCAAAAGCTGGCGCCAAGACATTTCCGTACCCAGAGTTACTGCAGTATTGGGATTCAACCATCACGCCCCTATTCCCACCCGAAAATCTGGTACAACATCAACTAGTCAAACTGGGCCAAAGCCCATCCAAAGTAATCACTATTCTTgatgagcttcttgccaAAGCGGAATCCGGCCGCCGCAAGGACTTCCGTGGCACCCGAGTACTCCCGGATGCCCAGTATGGCATGCTGATAGAGGATATGCGTTCTC AAAACCCAAGTGATTATTTTGTCGAGTTCAAACCAAAGTGGCTTTCGCCTTCACCATCGCAGCGCACACGCTGCCGCAACTGTGCCCGGGAAGCCTACCGTGATCACCTTGatccctcccaccacaagGCTCACCGCCTGGGCATCCTCTGTCCCCTGGACTTCATCGCCTGTCGGAGTAACCGGGGGAGTTTGGAAAACGTCTTGAAGCACATCGTCCCTGCGTCAGCCTCGCCGTCTCATCGCAATCACCTCGCCGACTGGTTGAGGACCAACAGTCTCCTGCCACTCCTGCAGCAAGCCCAGGCGAAACATGATCCGAGCCAGGGTGTTAACCTGGAGCTGGCAATGACGCTCCGGGACTGCAGCCTGTTTCTCAGGATATCCACCCCCCAAGATGGAACAGGGCAACCGACGAGGATAGAAGCCAAACTAGCCGACCTCGACAAAAAGAacgccgccaagaagaagaagcactGGGAAGAGCTCGAGCGGGATCTTGTGGAAGGCGGGTTCTACGAGGGAAAGGAGCAGCCAAGGGAGGAGACGGACTGTTTACTTGAGCGCGCAGCTAATTGA
- a CDS encoding hypothetical protein (EggNog:ENOG503P4IG) has translation MEKTATASAHSTAPSFQTHVEPDLHLQSKMKSLGTINTLRLGATALALGMSLTVLGTAGNTLRVYEETHVLTPHYLPLWPEHFNIRPTISLVVGSVFVILASIASLACSKITTLRNKTTLHTSTTLAAPVVGLIAALISVVFFYAANSSDTVDTFTSWTCRWRDVPMGQQPHWGTLCGQSYAGLYLAILLIPVEVVGLGLGVWEKRVGGYVEGYQGARKSPALS, from the exons ATGGAGAAAACAGCCACAGCCTCCGCCCACTCAACGGCCCCCTCGTTCCAAACCCACGTTGAACCcgacctccacctccaatcCAAAATGAAGTCCCTCGGCacaatcaacaccctccGACTAGGcgccaccgccctcgccctaGGCATGAGCCTCACCGTCCTGGGAACGGCGGGCAACACCCTCCGCGTCTACGAGGAAACCCACGTCCTGACGCCTCACTACCTCCCCCTCTGGCCAGAGCATTTCAACATCCGACCtaccatctccctcgtcgtTGGCAGCGTGTTTGTCATCCTCGCCAGTATCGCCTCTCTGGCCTGCTCCAAGATCACCACT TTGAGGAATAAAACAACCCTccacacctccaccaccctcgccgcaCCAGTCGTGGGGTTGATCGCGGCGCTGATCTCGGTTGTCTTCTTCTACGCGGCGAATTCGTCGGACACGGTGGACACGTTTACTTCTTGGACTTGCAGGTGGAGGGATGTGCCCAtggggcagcagccgcaTTGGGGGACGTTGTGCGGGCAGAGTTATGCGGGATTGTATCTGGCCATTTTGCTGATTccggttgaggtggtggggttggggttgggggtttgggagaaAAGGGTGGGCGGTTATGTGGAGGGGTATCAGGGGGCTAGGAAGAGTCCTGCTTTGTCTTAA